One stretch of Flavobacterium sp. 9 DNA includes these proteins:
- a CDS encoding MFS transporter yields MTIKTESIGRYRWTICGLLFFATTVNYLDRQVLSLLAPSLSEEFNWSNTDYANITAVFQFVYALSMLFAGRLIDKLGTKLGYILAIFIWSIGAIMHAYAIPIGSTFNNLLVWVGIGAVPVSIAGFMISRAFLGFGESGNFPAAIKATAEYFPKKERSLATGIFNSGSNVGAILAPLTVPWIAVHWGWQMAFIIIGAIGFIWMFFWYVLYEKPRNQKRMSASELAYICEEETIEESSTENSKPEKISWLKLLSYKQTWAFAIGKFLTDGIWWFFLFWLPKYLEAQFGMEKTEITIPLAVLYSMTMVGSIYGGYFPMYFINKGHNPYEARMKAMLIIALFPLFVLFAQPLGYISFWIPVLLIGVGASAHQAWSANIFTTVSDMFPKKAIGSIIGIGGMAGGLGGVLVSKLGGALFDYYEGLGHIETGYTIMFVLCALAYLLAWSIMKTLVPKYKLITDL; encoded by the coding sequence ATGACTATCAAAACCGAATCAATCGGAAGGTACCGCTGGACCATCTGCGGGCTACTTTTCTTTGCTACTACAGTTAATTATCTGGACCGACAAGTCTTGAGTTTACTGGCTCCCAGCCTTTCTGAAGAATTTAACTGGAGTAATACCGATTATGCCAATATAACAGCTGTTTTTCAGTTTGTTTATGCGCTTTCGATGTTATTTGCAGGACGATTAATTGACAAATTAGGTACAAAATTGGGTTATATTCTAGCCATTTTCATCTGGTCGATTGGTGCGATTATGCACGCTTACGCAATCCCGATTGGAAGTACTTTTAACAACTTATTAGTTTGGGTTGGCATTGGAGCCGTTCCGGTTTCTATTGCCGGTTTCATGATTTCGAGGGCTTTTCTGGGCTTTGGAGAATCAGGAAATTTTCCCGCTGCCATAAAAGCTACTGCCGAATACTTCCCTAAAAAAGAACGTTCTCTTGCAACCGGAATCTTTAATTCGGGTTCAAATGTTGGGGCAATTCTAGCGCCATTAACTGTGCCTTGGATTGCGGTACATTGGGGTTGGCAAATGGCTTTTATCATCATTGGAGCAATTGGTTTTATATGGATGTTTTTCTGGTATGTTTTGTATGAAAAACCAAGAAACCAAAAAAGAATGTCGGCTTCAGAACTTGCTTATATCTGTGAAGAAGAAACTATTGAAGAAAGTTCAACAGAAAATTCAAAACCGGAAAAAATCTCTTGGCTTAAACTTTTAAGCTATAAACAAACCTGGGCTTTTGCCATTGGAAAATTCCTGACAGATGGAATTTGGTGGTTCTTTTTGTTCTGGTTGCCAAAGTATCTTGAAGCACAATTTGGGATGGAAAAAACCGAAATTACGATTCCGTTAGCCGTCTTATATAGCATGACAATGGTTGGTAGTATTTACGGCGGATATTTTCCGATGTATTTCATCAACAAAGGTCACAATCCTTATGAAGCCAGAATGAAAGCGATGCTTATTATTGCGCTTTTCCCTTTGTTTGTGCTTTTTGCGCAGCCTTTGGGTTATATCAGTTTTTGGATTCCGGTGCTATTAATTGGCGTTGGAGCTTCGGCACATCAAGCTTGGTCGGCTAATATTTTCACCACAGTTTCAGACATGTTTCCAAAAAAAGCAATCGGTTCTATTATTGGAATTGGCGGAATGGCGGGCGGACTTGGCGGTGTTTTGGTGTCAAAATTAGGCGGCGCTTTATTTGATTATTACGAAGGCTTAGGTCATATCGAAACTGGATATACAATCATGTTTGTGCTTTGCGCTTTGGCTTATTTATTGGCTTGGAGCATTATGAAAACATTGGTTCCTAAATATAAACTGATTACTGATTTGTAA
- a CDS encoding DUF4955 domain-containing protein has product MKRQALFIYSLFISMNIIGQELPKILTQKPVTNYLPDFSYAGYHFGESQLPETNGKIINAVDFGVKANDGLDDSKTLLKAVKAANAVEGNVILQLPAGRVILSDIIYIERSNFVLRGTGSGENGTEIYFPRPMMYLQNPESLAELREYLTTFDKRQREPENNIDLPFSQYAWSGGFIWTQIPGERVKSYLDKYEPVPNILAKVSAGNMGEHIITVSEIKDLKVGDIVELQLFNKDGENGEIIKDLYKGANVKPGSHHWKFPKLPIVRQQVEITKISGSKITIKTPLTIAIKPSYQAQLVEWKHLNEVGIEHIRFTFPDIPRVAHHVEPGNNAIFLTRVFNSWVKDVTITNADSGILGEEISNVTIQDIVTDGNHMAHYTVTLGGVHNVLVKNLKIYNKAVHPLSFNTFATKNVYQNCEIFADPVLDQHSGANHQNLFDNITVHFTPDKNNSYALFGGGGADYWKPSHGPFSTFWNLNVQVEKQSDNTKPVLLYGMKDGPFARIIGVNGNAKFEVKYEPDAYIEFLNTAIDKVPSLYDYQLKKRLK; this is encoded by the coding sequence ATGAAACGTCAAGCCCTTTTTATCTATAGCCTTTTCATTAGTATGAATATTATTGGGCAGGAATTGCCTAAGATTCTTACGCAAAAACCTGTTACCAATTATCTTCCTGATTTTAGTTATGCGGGATATCATTTCGGCGAAAGCCAACTTCCTGAAACTAACGGAAAGATTATAAATGCTGTAGATTTTGGCGTAAAAGCTAATGATGGTTTAGATGATTCTAAAACTTTATTGAAAGCTGTAAAAGCAGCAAATGCAGTCGAAGGAAATGTGATTTTGCAATTGCCTGCCGGAAGAGTTATTCTGAGTGATATTATATATATCGAAAGAAGCAATTTTGTACTTCGCGGAACTGGTTCTGGCGAAAATGGAACTGAAATTTATTTTCCAAGACCAATGATGTATCTCCAAAATCCGGAATCGTTAGCTGAATTGAGAGAATATCTAACCACATTTGATAAAAGACAACGCGAACCTGAAAACAATATCGATTTGCCTTTTTCTCAATATGCTTGGTCTGGCGGTTTTATCTGGACTCAGATTCCGGGTGAACGTGTAAAATCTTATTTGGATAAATACGAACCTGTACCAAATATTCTTGCCAAAGTAAGCGCGGGAAATATGGGCGAACATATAATTACAGTTTCGGAAATTAAAGATTTAAAAGTTGGCGATATTGTAGAACTTCAATTGTTTAATAAAGATGGTGAAAATGGCGAAATCATCAAAGATCTATATAAAGGCGCCAATGTAAAACCGGGTTCTCATCATTGGAAATTTCCAAAACTTCCAATCGTGAGACAACAAGTTGAAATTACCAAAATTTCAGGTTCTAAAATTACTATCAAAACACCTTTGACAATTGCGATAAAACCAAGTTATCAGGCACAATTGGTTGAATGGAAACATTTAAACGAAGTTGGAATTGAACATATTCGTTTTACTTTTCCAGATATTCCAAGAGTCGCGCATCATGTTGAACCGGGAAATAATGCCATATTTCTAACACGTGTTTTTAATAGTTGGGTCAAAGATGTTACGATAACCAATGCTGACAGCGGAATTTTGGGCGAAGAAATTTCGAACGTAACAATTCAGGATATCGTGACTGATGGAAATCATATGGCGCATTATACGGTTACTTTGGGCGGTGTTCACAATGTTTTGGTTAAGAATCTAAAGATTTATAATAAAGCTGTTCATCCGCTAAGTTTCAACACTTTTGCAACTAAAAATGTGTACCAAAATTGTGAAATATTTGCGGATCCGGTTTTAGATCAACATTCGGGCGCAAATCATCAAAATTTATTCGACAATATTACCGTGCATTTTACGCCGGATAAAAATAATAGTTACGCCTTATTTGGCGGTGGCGGTGCTGATTATTGGAAACCGTCTCACGGACCTTTCAGTACTTTCTGGAATCTTAATGTTCAGGTTGAAAAACAATCTGATAATACAAAACCTGTTTTACTTTACGGAATGAAAGATGGTCCTTTTGCACGAATTATCGGCGTGAATGGAAATGCTAAATTCGAAGTAAAATATGAACCTGACGCTTATATTGAGTTTTTAAATACGGCGATCGATAAAGTTCCTTCGTTGTATGATTATCAATTAAAAAAGCGGTTGAAATGA